In one window of Tenacibaculum mesophilum DNA:
- a CDS encoding anhydro-N-acetylmuramic acid kinase: MQDNYIYCIGLMSGTSLDGIDLAYIKMHENLYEDFRIIQAETVSYSNEWKKKLQEAINYDEKDLQILDVDYGEFLGSILNNFIREHRISKLNFIASHGHTVLHQPENGITLQIGNGQVIANVTQQKVVCDFRTQDVTLGGQGAPLVPIGDRLLFTDYDYCLNLGGFANISYEENKQRIAFDICPVNIVLNHYTRKIDLEYDNEGEIASEGKINMGLLRRLNELSFYQDIPPKSLGLEWVQSTIFPLIDKEEADISTILRTFVEHVAMQIGNVVKNDATILVTGGGAFNTFLMKRIEFFAQTKIKQVSTELIDYKEALIFALLGVLKTQNKVNCLQSVTGAKKDHSSGNIFYPQK; encoded by the coding sequence ATGCAAGACAACTATATTTATTGTATTGGATTAATGTCAGGAACTTCTTTAGATGGAATAGATTTGGCATATATAAAAATGCATGAAAATTTATACGAAGATTTTAGAATTATACAGGCAGAGACAGTATCATATTCTAATGAATGGAAGAAAAAACTGCAAGAAGCTATAAATTACGATGAGAAAGATTTACAAATTTTAGATGTTGATTATGGTGAATTTTTGGGGAGTATATTGAATAATTTTATAAGAGAACACCGTATTTCTAAATTAAATTTTATAGCGTCTCACGGGCATACAGTTTTGCATCAACCAGAAAACGGAATTACCTTACAAATAGGAAATGGACAAGTCATAGCAAATGTTACTCAGCAAAAAGTAGTATGTGATTTTAGAACTCAAGATGTAACGTTAGGTGGACAAGGAGCTCCTTTAGTGCCTATTGGAGATAGACTATTATTTACTGATTATGATTACTGTTTAAACTTAGGAGGTTTTGCTAATATCTCTTATGAAGAAAATAAACAAAGAATAGCTTTTGATATTTGTCCTGTGAATATTGTACTGAACCATTACACACGTAAAATAGACTTAGAGTATGATAATGAAGGGGAAATAGCCTCAGAAGGGAAAATTAATATGGGATTATTAAGACGATTGAACGAGCTTTCCTTTTATCAAGATATTCCTCCAAAATCTCTAGGATTAGAATGGGTACAGTCAACTATTTTTCCTTTAATAGATAAAGAGGAAGCAGATATATCAACTATTCTAAGAACTTTTGTAGAACATGTAGCGATGCAAATAGGTAATGTTGTTAAAAATGATGCTACTATTTTAGTAACAGGAGGAGGAGCGTTCAATACGTTTTTAATGAAGAGAATAGAGTTTTTTGCACAGACAAAAATAAAACAAGTAAGTACAGAACTCATTGATTACAAAGAAGCTTTGATTTTTGCGTTGTTAGGAGTGCTAAAGACCCAAAACAAAGTAAACTGTTTACAGTCAGTTACTGGGGCAAAGAAGGATCATTCTTCAGGTAATATTTTTTATCCGCAGAAATAA